From Aerosticca soli, a single genomic window includes:
- a CDS encoding SET domain-containing protein yields MPRRFVARRSPIHGTGVFATAPIARGETIVEYKGTLMTHAEADALYGDSGETGHTFLFTLNERYIVDANRGGNTARWINHSCAPNCQALIEESPDGDPRRDRIVIEALRDIRPGEELTYDYGIVLEVPHTPRLKKLWKCLCGAPNCTGTLLKPKR; encoded by the coding sequence GCGCCGCTTCGTCGCCCGCCGCTCGCCCATCCATGGCACCGGCGTGTTCGCCACTGCGCCGATCGCCAGGGGCGAGACCATCGTCGAGTACAAGGGCACGCTGATGACCCACGCCGAGGCCGATGCGCTGTACGGCGACAGCGGCGAGACGGGGCATACCTTCCTGTTCACCCTCAACGAGCGGTACATCGTCGATGCCAATCGTGGTGGCAACACCGCGCGCTGGATCAACCACAGCTGTGCGCCCAACTGCCAGGCGCTGATCGAGGAAAGTCCAGACGGCGACCCGCGCAGGGACCGCATCGTGATCGAGGCGCTGCGCGACATCCGGCCGGGCGAGGAGCTGACCTACGACTACGGCATCGTGCTCGAGGTGCCGCACACGCCGCGTCTCAAGAAGTTGTGGAAATGCCTGTGCGGCGCGCCGAACTGCACCGGCACGCTGCTGAAACCCAAGCGCTGA